A window of Melopsittacus undulatus isolate bMelUnd1 chromosome 2, bMelUnd1.mat.Z, whole genome shotgun sequence contains these coding sequences:
- the SMCO4 gene encoding single-pass membrane and coiled-coil domain-containing protein 4, with protein MRQLRGKPKKETSKDKKERKQAMQEARQQITTVVLPTLAIVVLLIVVFVYVATRPNTTE; from the coding sequence ATGAGGCAGCTGAGAGGAAAACCCAAAAAAGAGACCTCCAAAGataaaaaggagaggaaacagGCAATGCAGGAGGCCCGGCAACAGATCACCACCGTCGTGCTGCCCACGCTGGCGATTGTAGTACTGCTGATTGTTGTGTTCGTGTATGTAGCCACTCGCCCAAACACGACAGAGTGA